Proteins encoded in a region of the Roseateles sp. SL47 genome:
- a CDS encoding chloride channel protein → MTPPLDTASPSSRHAEAEPDILASMREDLTDWRQWMARAVVLLYAVLAGLAVVLFTWVSDGAIDGFDHLRRWSPWAPLVWTPCCTALLVWLTRRFAPGAAGSGIPQVMAALAPQVTPEHRGLFVSLRLSAEKLLLVSGGLLGGLAIGREGPSVQIAAGVMQHAQRWLPQRSPLHHDGLLVAGGAAGIAAAFNAPLAGVMFAIEEMTRKIEQRTSGLLIAAIVLAGLVAVSVFGNASYFGRLRVEPLTWAHLWPGLLTAVACGLMGGVFSRLLQRSLLGGQDRFSRWRARYPVRFAFACGLVIAVMGWVSHGATDGSGYSYTRRLVEGELDLPVLYVTLRIVATWLAVWSGVPGGIFAPSLAIGAGIGSDIAQLAGPDQGAAVMIAIGMTAFLAAVTQAPITAFIIVMEMVDGHAMVLSLMAAALLASLMSRWISVPIYHRLAQAQLRRLPDQPAPTPGAAATSASSSATNAS, encoded by the coding sequence ATGACGCCCCCTCTTGATACGGCCTCTCCCTCGTCCCGACATGCCGAGGCGGAGCCCGACATCCTCGCCTCGATGCGGGAAGACCTGACCGATTGGCGGCAGTGGATGGCTCGCGCCGTGGTGCTGCTGTACGCCGTGTTGGCCGGTCTGGCGGTGGTGTTGTTCACCTGGGTGAGTGATGGGGCCATTGATGGGTTCGATCATCTGCGCCGCTGGTCCCCGTGGGCCCCGCTGGTCTGGACGCCGTGCTGCACCGCCTTGCTGGTGTGGCTCACGCGACGATTCGCGCCTGGAGCCGCAGGGTCCGGCATTCCGCAGGTGATGGCCGCGCTGGCCCCGCAGGTGACACCGGAACACCGAGGCCTGTTTGTGTCCCTGCGCCTGAGTGCCGAGAAACTGCTGCTCGTCTCCGGCGGCTTGCTGGGCGGGCTGGCCATTGGCCGGGAGGGGCCGTCGGTGCAGATTGCCGCCGGTGTGATGCAACACGCTCAGCGATGGCTGCCCCAGCGTTCACCGCTGCATCACGACGGGCTGCTGGTGGCCGGTGGTGCCGCTGGCATCGCGGCCGCCTTCAATGCCCCCTTGGCGGGTGTGATGTTCGCCATCGAGGAAATGACGCGCAAGATCGAGCAGCGCACCAGTGGCCTGCTGATTGCGGCCATCGTCCTGGCGGGGCTGGTGGCGGTGTCGGTCTTCGGCAACGCCAGCTACTTCGGCCGCCTGCGCGTGGAGCCTCTGACCTGGGCGCATCTGTGGCCAGGCCTGCTCACGGCCGTGGCCTGTGGCTTGATGGGTGGGGTGTTTTCCCGCTTGCTGCAGCGCAGCCTGCTGGGCGGTCAGGACCGTTTCAGCCGCTGGCGCGCGCGTTATCCGGTGCGTTTTGCCTTTGCCTGCGGCCTGGTCATTGCCGTGATGGGCTGGGTGAGCCACGGTGCTACCGACGGCAGCGGCTACAGCTACACCCGTCGTCTCGTGGAGGGCGAGCTGGACCTGCCGGTGCTCTATGTCACCTTGCGCATCGTGGCCACCTGGCTGGCGGTGTGGTCCGGTGTGCCGGGGGGCATCTTTGCGCCGTCGCTGGCCATTGGTGCGGGCATCGGCAGCGACATCGCCCAGCTGGCGGGGCCGGATCAAGGCGCGGCGGTGATGATTGCCATCGGCATGACGGCCTTTCTCGCCGCCGTGACCCAGGCGCCCATCACCGCGTTCATCATCGTCATGGAAATGGTGGATGGCCACGCCATGGTGCTGAGCCTCATGGCAGCGGCCCTGCTGGCCAGCCTGATGTCGCGCTGGATCAGCGTGCCCATCTATCACCGGCTGGCGCAGGCGCAGTTGCGCAGGTTGCCGGATCAGCCGGCCCCAACTCCCGGTGCCGCCGCCACCTCAGCCAGCAGTTCGGCCACCAACGCCTCATAG
- a CDS encoding DUF421 domain-containing protein — MFSLQVAWWELLARAALIYFALFLMVRLSGKRTVGQFTPFDLLVVMLLSEAVSNGLSGGDDSVVGAWILAATLILMNGLLGFISSRSKRLERLLDGAPVLIGRGGRWFPDVLRRHRLGEADIQQALREADCSLRDMKLAILETDGSISILKR; from the coding sequence ATGTTCAGTCTTCAAGTGGCTTGGTGGGAGTTGCTGGCCCGTGCGGCCCTGATTTACTTCGCCCTGTTTCTGATGGTCCGTCTGTCGGGCAAGCGGACGGTGGGCCAGTTCACACCGTTCGACCTGCTGGTGGTCATGCTGTTGAGCGAGGCTGTCAGCAACGGCTTGAGCGGTGGGGATGATTCGGTGGTGGGTGCGTGGATTCTGGCTGCGACGCTGATCCTGATGAACGGCCTGCTCGGTTTCATCAGTTCCCGCAGCAAGCGATTGGAGCGCTTGCTGGATGGGGCGCCGGTGTTGATTGGCCGGGGAGGCCGGTGGTTTCCGGATGTGCTCCGCCGCCACCGGCTGGGGGAAGCTGATATTCAGCAGGCCCTGCGCGAGGCGGACTGCTCCCTGCGGGATATGAAGCTGGCCATTCTGGAGACCGACGGCAGCATCAGCATCCTCAAGCGATGA
- a CDS encoding YihY/virulence factor BrkB family protein produces MSSTATVLRHLSATAFRTPVLGVLLLAVRNYVLHQSANQAGSMAFSTVLAMFPLLLLLSAGAAFIGAPGDAAALVTRVVDYAPPLVRSAMQPVINQVLAQRSQALLAIGLFVTLWTASSGMQAVRTALNRSYGIERGLPFWRARLKVTLFTVVVGGGILATFSSVIVMPYVWQVLEESTGMGRDTLWLRNSVRYGTAFAVLVGLYALLYGWLPDIRQRISTVLPGAVVGAALWVGAAATLSYTLRSAGKLALLYGSFAGVVATLVFLYISATTLIYGAEVNGVMQERQTQASRPPVRSGGGHMRGLGPALCRLVKRLFAHR; encoded by the coding sequence ATGTCGTCCACTGCCACGGTCCTGCGTCATCTGTCGGCCACAGCATTCCGTACTCCGGTGCTGGGTGTGCTGCTTCTGGCCGTGCGGAACTATGTGCTGCACCAGAGCGCGAATCAGGCGGGCAGCATGGCGTTTTCAACGGTGCTGGCGATGTTTCCGTTGCTGTTGCTGCTGTCCGCAGGCGCGGCCTTCATCGGCGCCCCTGGCGATGCAGCGGCGCTGGTCACACGGGTGGTGGACTACGCCCCGCCCCTGGTGCGCAGCGCCATGCAACCGGTGATCAATCAGGTGCTGGCGCAACGCAGTCAGGCCCTGCTGGCGATCGGACTGTTTGTCACGCTGTGGACCGCCTCGTCCGGCATGCAGGCCGTCCGCACCGCACTCAACCGCTCCTACGGCATCGAACGAGGACTGCCTTTCTGGCGCGCCCGGCTCAAGGTGACCCTGTTCACCGTGGTGGTGGGGGGCGGCATTCTGGCCACCTTCAGCTCCGTCATCGTGATGCCGTATGTGTGGCAGGTGCTGGAGGAGAGCACCGGCATGGGCCGTGACACTCTCTGGCTGCGCAACAGTGTTCGTTACGGTACGGCGTTTGCGGTGCTGGTGGGCTTGTATGCCCTGTTGTATGGGTGGCTGCCAGACATTCGTCAGCGCATCAGCACCGTGCTGCCGGGTGCGGTGGTGGGTGCGGCGCTTTGGGTGGGGGCCGCGGCCACGCTCTCCTACACGCTGCGCAGTGCGGGAAAGCTCGCGCTGCTCTACGGCAGCTTTGCGGGCGTGGTGGCCACGCTGGTGTTTCTCTACATCAGCGCCACCACCTTGATCTATGGGGCCGAGGTCAACGGGGTGATGCAGGAGCGGCAGACCCAGGCATCACGGCCGCCGGTCCGATCCGGTGGAGGGCACATGCGTGGGCTCGGTCCCGCCCTCTGCCGTCTCGTCAAACGTCTCTTTGCCCACCGGTGA
- a CDS encoding NAD-dependent epimerase/dehydratase family protein, whose amino-acid sequence MNTAFSTSYTPYSAVTGSSAPARTVLVLGATGGIGGAVARSLRDAGWTVKALRRGLEVPQVVRDGMQWLNGDAMQRDDVMAAAQGCSVIVHAVNPPGYRRWSELVLPMLDNTLAAATEQRATVVLPGTVYNFGPDSLPRPHELSPQQPVTRKGAIRVEMERRLRQGVGQGAFRVIVLRAGDFFGPGAANNWFSQGLVTAGQPVRKVQQPGRSGVGHQWAYLPDVAETMKRLIERRQEWPAFAPFHFEGHWDADGRQMVDAIRRVVLRRTGETPRIVAFPWWAVTLGSPLVPLFRELAEMRYLWRVPLHMNSHRLTQALGAQGVPHTDWDLAVERTLVGIGCLPSAADGAPAANITANGMSPPATARKAATIAHDPH is encoded by the coding sequence ATGAACACCGCCTTCAGCACTTCTTACACCCCTTATTCCGCTGTCACGGGCTCTTCTGCCCCCGCCCGCACCGTGCTGGTCCTCGGCGCCACCGGCGGCATCGGCGGCGCCGTGGCCCGTTCACTGCGCGATGCCGGTTGGACGGTGAAGGCGCTGCGCCGCGGCCTGGAGGTTCCGCAAGTCGTGCGGGACGGTATGCAGTGGCTGAACGGCGATGCCATGCAGCGGGACGATGTGATGGCCGCCGCGCAGGGATGCTCGGTGATCGTGCATGCGGTGAATCCCCCCGGGTACCGCCGCTGGAGCGAGCTGGTGCTGCCCATGCTGGACAACACCCTGGCCGCCGCGACCGAACAGCGGGCCACGGTGGTGCTGCCCGGCACCGTCTACAACTTCGGCCCGGACAGCCTGCCGCGTCCGCATGAGTTGTCGCCGCAACAGCCCGTCACCCGCAAAGGCGCCATCCGTGTGGAGATGGAGCGTCGCCTGCGCCAGGGAGTGGGGCAGGGCGCCTTCCGCGTCATTGTGTTGCGGGCCGGGGACTTTTTCGGTCCTGGCGCTGCCAACAACTGGTTCTCCCAGGGGCTGGTGACCGCCGGGCAGCCGGTGCGCAAGGTCCAGCAACCCGGGCGCAGCGGGGTGGGCCATCAATGGGCCTACCTGCCCGACGTGGCGGAGACGATGAAGCGGCTGATCGAGCGCCGCCAGGAGTGGCCGGCTTTTGCGCCTTTCCACTTCGAAGGCCACTGGGATGCGGATGGCCGGCAGATGGTGGACGCCATCCGCCGCGTGGTGCTGCGCCGCACGGGCGAGACGCCACGCATCGTGGCGTTTCCCTGGTGGGCGGTCACGCTGGGCTCGCCCCTGGTGCCGCTGTTCCGCGAACTGGCCGAGATGCGCTACCTGTGGCGCGTGCCGCTGCACATGAACAGCCACAGGCTCACCCAGGCCCTGGGCGCGCAAGGGGTGCCTCACACCGACTGGGACCTCGCGGTGGAGCGCACCTTGGTGGGCATCGGCTGTCTCCCCTCCGCTGCCGATGGCGCCCCTGCCGCAAATATCACCGCGAACGGCATGTCGCCGCCGGCCACGGCCCGGAAAGCCGCGACAATTGCGCATGACCCGCATTGA
- a CDS encoding PepSY-associated TM helix domain-containing protein has protein sequence MTSALAHTRATPRARAFWTAVHRMAGLITALFLFMAGLTGAIISWDHELDEWLNPDLYRVASRAPYRPAAEMASAIQRWDSRVVPTYWSLSYEEGHSAVFFVRALKDPTTGRVPTLDYNQVFVDPVTAKVLGRRDSRAVSLSTRNLMPFLRKLHYTLHVPPFRGSDRWGYWIMGGVALIWLLDSMVGLYLTLPARPRTQTLTPGVRRFMARWAPAWRIKAGATRYRLHFDLHRAVGLWIWIVLIVLAFTSFSLNLRQEVFFPMLSLVSKTTPRLESHLPKAPLGTVLEARHGFEAVMDTARQEAARRGWTTPMSGIFYNARYGFYNVSFFDRSVGGDASNMSLSNLYIDGRDLRVLTANEPWVGTAADVFAQLQLPLHSGRIFGTVGRVVMSVVGLLVAGLSVTGLLIWWRKRGARRGASRQRTSRLRAAST, from the coding sequence ATGACCAGCGCCCTTGCCCATACCCGGGCCACGCCGCGTGCCCGCGCCTTCTGGACGGCCGTTCATCGCATGGCCGGCTTGATCACGGCCTTGTTCCTGTTCATGGCGGGCCTGACGGGCGCCATCATTTCCTGGGACCATGAACTGGACGAATGGCTCAACCCGGACCTGTACCGGGTGGCGAGCCGAGCACCTTATCGCCCAGCGGCGGAGATGGCCTCAGCCATCCAGCGCTGGGATTCCCGCGTGGTGCCCACCTACTGGTCGCTGAGCTATGAGGAAGGCCACTCCGCCGTGTTCTTCGTGCGGGCGCTCAAGGACCCCACCACCGGCCGCGTGCCCACTCTGGACTACAACCAGGTCTTTGTGGATCCGGTGACGGCGAAGGTGTTGGGCCGACGGGATTCCCGCGCGGTATCGCTGTCCACGCGCAACCTCATGCCCTTCCTGAGGAAGCTGCACTACACCCTGCATGTGCCACCGTTCCGGGGCAGTGACCGCTGGGGCTACTGGATCATGGGGGGTGTTGCACTGATCTGGCTGTTGGACAGCATGGTGGGGCTGTATCTCACCCTGCCGGCCAGGCCCCGCACGCAGACGTTGACGCCGGGAGTGCGGCGCTTCATGGCCCGGTGGGCACCGGCCTGGAGGATCAAGGCAGGGGCCACCCGTTATCGGCTTCACTTTGATCTGCACCGCGCGGTCGGGCTTTGGATCTGGATCGTTCTCATCGTCCTGGCCTTCACTTCGTTTTCACTGAATCTGAGGCAGGAGGTGTTCTTCCCGATGCTGTCGTTGGTGTCCAAGACAACGCCTCGCCTTGAAAGCCATCTGCCAAAGGCGCCGTTGGGAACAGTGCTTGAAGCGCGGCACGGATTCGAGGCCGTGATGGACACCGCCCGGCAGGAAGCCGCACGCCGGGGCTGGACCACCCCGATGAGCGGCATCTTCTACAACGCCCGCTACGGCTTCTACAACGTGTCCTTCTTCGACCGAAGCGTGGGCGGCGATGCCAGCAACATGAGCCTGTCCAACCTCTACATCGACGGACGGGATCTGCGCGTGCTCACGGCCAATGAGCCTTGGGTGGGAACGGCCGCCGATGTGTTTGCCCAACTGCAGCTGCCGCTGCACTCCGGGCGGATATTCGGGACGGTCGGGCGTGTGGTGATGAGCGTTGTGGGGCTGCTGGTGGCCGGTCTGTCCGTCACCGGCCTGCTGATCTGGTGGCGCAAGCGTGGTGCCCGTCGCGGGGCGTCGCGTCAAAGGACCTCGCGCTTGCGGGCGGCATCCACCTGA
- a CDS encoding LysR family transcriptional regulator has translation MTSTIAWEWYRSFLAVLREGSLSKAARVLDLTQPTVGRHVTALEAQTGHALFIRTPAGLAPTEAAQALRPFAEAMDSTAAAMERAARSHGDGVRGVVRVTASEMVGVEVLPPLLTQLRAQHPALVVELVISNRVQDLLRREADVAIRMTQPRQEALIARRVGCIEVGLHAHERYLETVGTPQSLEDLADGRHTLIGYDQSVPYIRELARRFPVLERERFALRADSDLAQLALIRAGAGLGLCQVTLARRDPALRRVLETQISIPLDTWITMHEDLRSSPRCRVVFEALVEGLARHAGEGATGGALEALGATP, from the coding sequence ATGACCTCCACCATTGCATGGGAGTGGTATCGCTCCTTCCTGGCCGTCCTTCGGGAGGGATCGCTCTCAAAAGCCGCACGGGTGCTGGATTTGACCCAGCCCACCGTGGGGCGGCATGTCACCGCCCTGGAAGCGCAGACCGGGCATGCGCTGTTCATTCGCACGCCGGCCGGCCTGGCGCCCACCGAAGCGGCGCAGGCCCTGCGCCCGTTTGCCGAGGCCATGGACAGCACGGCCGCCGCCATGGAACGGGCCGCCCGCAGCCATGGAGACGGCGTGCGGGGTGTGGTGAGAGTGACGGCCAGCGAGATGGTGGGGGTGGAGGTGCTGCCGCCACTGCTGACGCAGTTGAGGGCTCAGCATCCGGCCCTGGTGGTGGAACTGGTCATCAGCAACCGCGTCCAGGATCTGCTGCGCCGGGAGGCGGACGTGGCCATCCGCATGACACAACCCCGGCAGGAGGCGCTGATTGCGCGGCGGGTGGGCTGCATCGAGGTGGGCCTGCATGCCCACGAACGGTATCTGGAGACCGTCGGAACGCCACAGTCCCTGGAGGACCTGGCGGACGGCCGCCACACCCTCATCGGTTATGACCAGTCGGTGCCCTACATCCGGGAACTGGCGCGGCGCTTCCCGGTGCTGGAACGGGAACGCTTTGCGCTGCGGGCGGACAGCGACCTGGCGCAACTGGCCCTGATCCGCGCCGGGGCTGGCCTGGGTCTGTGCCAGGTCACACTCGCCCGCCGTGACCCGGCCCTGCGTCGCGTGTTGGAGACCCAGATCAGCATCCCGTTGGACACCTGGATCACCATGCATGAAGACCTGCGCAGCAGCCCACGCTGCCGGGTGGTGTTTGAGGCATTGGTGGAAGGCCTGGCCCGGCATGCGGGCGAAGGGGCCACAGGTGGCGCTCTAGAGGCCTTGGGCGCGACGCCATGA